The following coding sequences are from one Mustela lutreola isolate mMusLut2 chromosome 5, mMusLut2.pri, whole genome shotgun sequence window:
- the EIF4E1B gene encoding eukaryotic translation initiation factor 4E type 1B gives MAATATSPAREAEGGIRKCGEKEEKKEEKEGAAGPVLMAEGALNPSGALLSQRRKAQDGGPQGVKLELHPLLNRWALWFFKNDRSRAWQDNLHLVTKFDTVEDFWAMYSHIQLASKLSSGCDYALFKDGIEPMWEDSRNKRGGRWLVSLAKQQRHSELDRLWLETLLCLIGESFEEHSREVCGAVINIRTKGDKIAVWTREAENQAGVLHIGQVYKERLGLSTKIVIGYQAHADTATKSNSLTKNKFVV, from the exons ATGGCCGCCACCGCCACCAGCCCT GCCAGAGAGGCTGAGGGTGGAATCCGAAAGTgcggggagaaggaggagaaaaaggaagagaaagagggggcaGCAGGGCCGGTCTTGATGGCAGAGGGGGCTCTGAATCCCTCCGGGGCCCTGCtgtcccagaggaggaaggcccAGGATGGGGGCCCCCAGGGGGTCAAGTTGGAGTTACACCCACTGCTGAACAG gtgGGCGCTGTGGTTCTTCAAGAATGACCGCAGCCGAGCCTGGCAGGACAACCTGCATCTGGTCACCAAGTTTGACACTGTGGAGGACTTCTGGGC AATGTACAGTCACATCCAACTGGCCAGTAAGCTCTCTTCCGGCTGTGACTACGCCCTGTTCAAG GATGGCATTGAGCCCATGTGGGAGGACAGCAGGAATAAGAGGGGTGGCCGCTGGCTGGTCAGTCTAGCCAAGCAGCAGCGCCACAGCGAGCTGGACCGCCTGTGGCTGGAGACT CTGCTGTGCCTGATAGGGGAGAGCTTCGAGGAGCACAGCCGGGAGGTGTGTGGGGCTGTCATCAACATCCGAACCAAGGGGGACAAGATCGCCGTGTGGACGAGGGAGGCAGAGAACCAGGCGGGCGTGCTGCACATTGG GCAGGTCTACAAAGAGCGTCTGGGCCTCTCCACAAAGATCGTCATTGGGTATCAAGCCCACGCAGACACAGCCACCAAGAGCAACTCCCTAACTAAGAATAAGTTTGTGGTGTGA
- the SNCB gene encoding beta-synuclein isoform X1, producing MDVFMKGLSMAKEGVVAAAEKTKQGVTEAAEKTKEGVLYVGSKTREGVVQGVASVAEKTKEQASHLGGAVFSGAGNIAAATGLVKKEEFPADLKPEEVAQEASEEPLIEPLMEPEGESYEEPPQEEYQEYEPEA from the exons ATGGACGTGTTCATGAAGGGCCTGTCCATGGCCAAGGAGGGCGTCGTGGCCGCCGCGGAGAAAACCAAGCAGGGTGTCACCGAGGCCGCGGAGAAGACCAAGGAGGGCGTCCTCTACGTCG GAAGCAAGACTCGAGAGGGGGTGGTTCAAGGAGTGGCTTCAG TGGCTGAAAAAACCAAGGAGCAGGCGTCCCATCTGGGAGGAGCTGTGTTCTCCGGGGCTGGGAACATTGCCGCAGCCACGGGCCTGGTGAAGAAGGAGGAATTCCCCGCTGATCTGAAG CCAGAGGAAGTGGCCCAGGAAGCTTCTGAGGAGCCACTGATTGAGCCCCTGATGGAGCCAGAAGGCGAGAGTTATGAGGAACCGCCCCAG GAGGAGTATCAGGAGTATGAGCCAGAGGCGTAA
- the SNCB gene encoding beta-synuclein isoform X2, translated as MDVFMKGLSMAKEGVVAAAEKTKQGVTEAAEKTKEGVLYVGSKTREGVVQGVASVAEKTKEQASHLGGAVFSGAGNIAAATGLVKKEEFPADLKQPEEVAQEASEEPLIEPLMEPEGESYEEPPQEEYQEYEPEA; from the exons ATGGACGTGTTCATGAAGGGCCTGTCCATGGCCAAGGAGGGCGTCGTGGCCGCCGCGGAGAAAACCAAGCAGGGTGTCACCGAGGCCGCGGAGAAGACCAAGGAGGGCGTCCTCTACGTCG GAAGCAAGACTCGAGAGGGGGTGGTTCAAGGAGTGGCTTCAG TGGCTGAAAAAACCAAGGAGCAGGCGTCCCATCTGGGAGGAGCTGTGTTCTCCGGGGCTGGGAACATTGCCGCAGCCACGGGCCTGGTGAAGAAGGAGGAATTCCCCGCTGATCTGAAG CAGCCAGAGGAAGTGGCCCAGGAAGCTTCTGAGGAGCCACTGATTGAGCCCCTGATGGAGCCAGAAGGCGAGAGTTATGAGGAACCGCCCCAG GAGGAGTATCAGGAGTATGAGCCAGAGGCGTAA